In one window of Mercurialis annua linkage group LG4, ddMerAnnu1.2, whole genome shotgun sequence DNA:
- the LOC126677879 gene encoding probable receptor-like protein kinase At2g42960, with protein sequence MSSESLSSELSKPVLGLKLWVLIAVSVGAFIFLILGILSVWLTFRRKTRRSVDKFSVSQIPNVSKDIKVDRVAAQNVNDHPESLFLTVNDKSSDKNSEKMMVHLGMSKSSDHDNASQSSSIYHHERGFSSHSGEEGSSGAARKQSSLSYAGLVTASPLIGLPEISHLGWGHWFTLRDLEFATNRFTAENVLGEGGYGVVYKGTLVNGTEVAVKKLLNNLGQAEKEFRVEVEAIGHVRHKNLVRLLGYCIEGVHRMLVYEYVNNGNLEQWLHGAMRHHGTLTWEARMKVLLGTAKALAYLHEAIEPKVVHRDIKSSNILIDDEFNSKVSDFGLAKLLDSGESHITTRVMGTFGYVAPEYANTGLLNEKSDIYSFGVLLLEAVTGRDPVDYSRPATEVNLVEWLKIMVGTRRAEEVVDPNLEVKPATRALKRALLVALRCVDPDSEKRPKMSHVVRMLEADEYPFREDRRNRKSRTTSMEIESLKESNDMENKLGDSESNATDTNHGKELQT encoded by the exons ATGTCATCTGAGAGTTTGAGTTCAGAGCTATCAAAACCAGTTTTGGGTTTGAAATTATGGGTTTTGATTGCTGTATCTGTTGGAgcatttatatttttgattctTGGTATCTTATCTGTATGGCTTACATTTCGTCGGAAAACAAGAAGATCGGTAGACAAGTTCTCCGTTTCTCAAATACCAAATGTGTCTAAGGATATTAAGGTCGACAGGGTTGCGGCTCAGAATGTAAATGACCATCCTGAGAGTTTGTTTCTAACAGTCAATGATAAATCAAGTGATAAAAATTCAGAAAAGATGATGGTTCATTTGGGGATGAGCAAATCGAGTGATCATGATAATGCCAGCCAGAGTAGCTCAATTTATCATCACGAAAGAGGATTTAGTTCACATTCAGGAGAAGAAGGAAGCTCGGGGGCAGCAAGGAAGCAGTCTTCATTGTCGTATGCAGGTCTTGTGACAGCCTCCCCCTTAATTGGCTTGCCAGAAATCTCGCATCTTGGATGGGGTCATTGGTTTACACTTAGGGATCTCGAATTTGCAACGAATCGCTTTACGGCAGAAAATGTTCTTGGTGAGGGAGGATATGGGGTTGTTTACAAGGGTACACTAGTCAATGGAACTGAGGTAGCTGTGAAGAAGCTTCTTAACAATCT TGGACAGGCAGAGAAGGAATTTCGAGTTGAAGTGGAGGCTATTGGTCATGTTCGACATAAGAATCTTGTGCGCCTACTTGGCTACTGTATTGAAGGAGTCCATAG GATGCTTGTCTACGAATATGTGAATAATGGCAATTTAGAACAGTGGCTGCATGGAGCTATGCGGCATCATGGTACGCTTACCTGGGAGGCTCGCATGAAAGTTCTTCTTGGCACTGCTAAGGC GCTTGCCTATTTGCATGAAGCAATAGAACCAAAGGTTGTTCATCGAGACATAAAGTCGAGCAATATCCTGATTGATGATGAGTTTAATTCTAAGGTTTCTGATTTTGGGTTGGCAAAACTCCTCGACTCAGGAGAGAGCCACATTACAACTAGAGTTATGGGTACATTTGG ATATGTTGCACCAGAATATGCCAATACAGGCTTACTAAATGAGAAGAGCGACATTTATAGCTTCGGGGTCCTGCTGCTAGAAGCAGTTACTGGGAGGGACCCTGTGGACTATTCTAGGCCTGCTACCGAG GTCAATCTTGTGGAGTGGCTAAAGATAATGGTGGGGACAAGAAGGGCCGAGGAAGTTGTTGACCCAAACCTTGAAGTTAAGCCAGCAACACGAGCGCTGAAACGTGCTTTATTGGTTGCACTTAGATGTGTTGATCCTGATTCAGAAAAGAGACCTAAGATGAGTCATGTTGTAAGAATGCTTGAAGCAGATGAATATCCATTCCGTGAG GATCGGAGGAATAGAAAGAGTCGAACCACAAGCATGGAAATAGAATCCTTGAAAGAATCAAACGACATGGAAAACAAGTTGGGAGATTCAGAGAGCAACGCCACCGACACAAACCACGGAAAAGAATTACAAACATGA